From a single Nicotiana tabacum cultivar K326 chromosome 8, ASM71507v2, whole genome shotgun sequence genomic region:
- the LOC107815965 gene encoding beta-galactosidase 7-like yields MATYTNILLLSVVLFASCLISFATEVTYDDRALKINGERKIILSGSIHYPRSTAEMWPSLIKKAKEGGLDAVETYVFWNAHEPVYRQYDFSGNLDLVKFMKLIQNEGLYAILRIGPYVCAEWNYGGFPVWLNNKQNMTVRTNNPPFMYEMKTFVSKIVDMMKKEKLFASQGGPIILSQIENEYGNWKVESEYGNDGKIYVQECAKFAESLNIGVPWIMCQQDDAPDPMINTANGYYADNFYPKRKIPKMWTENWTGWFKDWNNGRDPHRTAEDVAFAVARFFQKGGTLQNYYMYHGGTNFGRVAGGPYITTTYDYDAPLNEYGQLNQPKYGHLKELHEILKSVEKLLTYGNATQKAYGDDDWQYTSTMYEYQGSRVCFLANANDKNDRIFNFEGKNYTVPAWSVSILPDCVNVKYNTAKVNAPKKVMVRKPNNGDNPNGLDWSWRAEKPSHLKPSFINIKKKGVLYANQLLDQKVVANDTSDYLWYMTSVDIKESDPLYGGEAVLEVHTDAHVLYAFFNGKHIGTKWAKDGKYSFDFQQLLKIKPGKNTLSLLSVTVGFPNYGAYFDKVKNGILGPVVLKSPSGVVKDLTNNQWEYKIGLEGLERRLWEDEDYMHRNWKPAQTLQTNRMFVWYKTTFKTPSGDDPVVLDMMGLGKGTAWVNGNNIGRYWLTSYDFEKENGCSNSCDYRGNYHPEKCATNCGQPTQRWYHVPRSFLRKSDNNLVIFEEFGGHPAKVNVQTVSQD; encoded by the exons ATGGCTACATACACAAATATTTTACTACTTTCTGTAGTTCTTTTCGCTTCTTGCTTGATTTCTTTTGCTACTGAAGTCACGTATGATGATCGAGCTTTAAAAATTAATGgcgaaagaaaaattatattatcTGGTTCTATTCATTATCCTCGTAGCACTGCAGAG atGTGGCCATCTTTGATCAAGAAAGCTAAGGAGGGTGGTCTTGATGCAGTTGAGACCTATGTTTTTTGGAATGCTCATGAGCCTGTATATCGTCAG taTGATTTCTCGGGAAACTTGGATCTTGTGAAGTTTATGAAATTAATACAAAATGAAGGGCTTTATGCCATATTGAGAATTGGTCCATACGTCTGTGCTGAATGGAATTACGG AGGGTTTCCAGTTTGgttaaacaacaaacaaaatatgACTGTTAGGACCAACAATCCTCCGTTTATG TATGAGATGAAGACTTTTGTCAGCAAGATTGTTGACATGATGAAAAAAGAAAAGCTTTTTGCTTCTCAAGGTGGACCAATTATCCTCTCTCAG aTTGAGAACGAATATGGCAATTGGAAAGTTGAATCTGAATATGGAAATGATGGGAAAATATATGTTCAAGAGTGTGCAAAATTTGCTGAGTCTCTTAATATTGGTGTCCCTTGGATCATGTGTCAACAAGATGATGCTCCAGACCCCATG ATCAATACAGCAAATGGTTATTATGCTGATAACTTTTATCCTAAACGCAAAATTCCCAAGATGTGGACAGAGAATTGGACTGGCTG gtttaaagacTGGAATAATGGTAGAGATCCTCATAGAACTGCTGAAGATGTTGCATTTGCTGTTGCTCGTTTTTTCCAAAAAGGTGGCACATTGCAGAATTATTATATG tatCATGGTGGAACTAACTTTGGCCGTGTAGCTGGAGGACCTTATATTACTACAACTTATGACTATGATGCACCCCTTAATGAATATG GACAATTAAACCAACCTAAATATGGACATCTCAAGGAGCTTCATGAAATACTTAAATCAGTTGAGAAACTTCTCACATATGGCAATGCAACACAAAAAGCTTATGGTGATGATGATTGGCAGTATACG AGTACTATGTATGAATACCAAGGTTCAAGGGTATGTTTCTTAGCCAatgcaaatgacaaaaatgatcGGATATTCAATTTTGAAGGCAAAAACTACACTGTTCCTGCTTGGTCAGTTAGTATTCTTCCTGATTGTGTCAATGTCAAATACAATACAGCAAAG GTTAATGCTCCAAAAAAGGTCATGGTGAGAAAACCAAACAATGGTGATAACCCTAATGGCTTAGATTGGAGTTGGAGAGCTGAGAAACCTTCACATCTTAAGCCTTCTTTTATTAACATTAAAAAGAAAGGTGTTTTATATGCCAATCAACTCCTTGACCAAAAAGTTGTGGCAAATGATACTAGTGACTACTTATGGTACATGACAAg TGTGGATATTAAAGAATCTGATCCACTTTATGGTGGTGAAGCTGTTCTTGAAGTTCATACTGATGCACATGTTCTTTATGCATTTTTCAATGGCAAGCATATTG GGACTAAATGGGCGAAAGATGGAAAGTATAGTTTTGACTTTCAGCAACTTTTGAAGATCAAACCTGGAAAGAACACATTATCTCTCCTTAGTGTCACTGTTGGATTTCCT AATTATGGAGCCTATTTTGACAAGGTCAAGAATGGAATTCTTGGTCCAGTTGTGTTGAAATCACCGAGTGGTGTTGTAAAAGATTTAACAAATAACCAATGGGAATACAAGATTGGTTTAGAAGGACTTGAAAGAAGGCTTTGGGAAGATGAAGATTACATGCATAGAAACTGGAAACCAGCTCAAACTCTCCAAACAAACAGAATGTTTGTATGGTATAAG ACAACATTCAAGACTCCATCTGGTGATGATCCTGTTGTGTTGGATATGATGGGATTAGGGAAAGGTACAGCTTGGGTAAATGGAAATAATATAGGTCGATATTGGCTTACTTCTTATGATTTTGAGAAAGAGAATGGCTGTAGTAATTCATGTGATTATCGTGGTAATTATCATCCTGAGAAATGTGCAACTAATTGTGGACAACCTACTCAACGCTG GTATCATGTACCAAGATCTTTCTTGCGTAAGAGTGACAACAATTTGGTTATATTTGAGGAGTTTGGCGGTCACCCTGCAAAAGTAAATGTTCAAACAGTTTCACAAGATTAG
- the LOC107815956 gene encoding vacuolar cation/proton exchanger 3-like isoform X2 translates to MGSSEGRAVLQLEDEDLVRSEHFDRKTSSSGAAPQGSSYDVEEDDDSPKSILNSIRKNIQIVFFSNKLNILVPCGPLAIVVNELTDHHGWIFILSLLGIIPLAERLGWATEQLAFYTGPTVGGLLNATFGNATELIISMYALKSGMIRVVQQSLLGSILSNTLLVLGCAFFGGGIIHSNKEQVFNKGTAVMNSGLLLMAVMCLLFPAVLHVTHTEVHFGKSVLALSRFSSCIMLVAYGAYLFFQLTNQKNLYMPMAEEEDQIDGSSDNEEAPEISKWGSILWLSVMTLWIAVLSEYLVNTIEGASVAMDIPVAFISVILLPIVGNAAEHAGAVMFAVKDKLDISLGVAIGSSTQIAMFGIPFSVVVGWIIGCPMNLDFQMFETATLLMTVLVVAFMLQDGNSNYFKGLMLLLCYLIVAASFFVHIDPESIQDKPRKHNG, encoded by the exons ATGGGATCATCAGAGGGAAGAGCAGTACTTCAGCTTGAGGATGAGGACCTTGTCAGATCTGAGCATTTTGATAGAAAGACATCTTCTTCGGGCGCCGCTCCTCAAGGATCTTCTTATGATGTTGAGGAAGATGATGACAGTCCTAAAAGTATATTGAATAGCATACGAAAAAATATTCAGATTGTTTTTTTCTCCAACAAGTTAAACATACTTGTACCTTGTGGACCTTTAGCCATAGTTGTCAATGAGTTAACTGATCATCAC GGATGGATCTTCATACTTAGCTTGTTAGGCATCATTCCCCTCGCAGAGCGTTTAGGTTGGGCCACAGA GCAGCTGGCTTTTTATACTGGACCTACAG TTGGAGGACTTTTAAATGCAACCTTTGGAAATGCAACAGAGTTAATAATTTCAATGTATGCTCTGAAAAGTGGCATGATTCGTGTGGTGCAGCAATCACTATTGGGCTCCATTCTGTCCAATACTTTACTAGTGCTTGGATGTGCATTTTTTGGTGGTGGCATTATTCATTCTAATAAGGAGCAGGTTTTCAACAAG GGAACTGCAGTGATGAATTCAGGGTTGCTTTTAATGGCAGTTATGTGCTTGCTGTTCCCTGCTGTCCTCCACGTTACACACACTGAAGTGCATTTTGGGAAGTCAGTGTTGGCGCTTTCCAGATTTAGCAGCTGCATTATGCTTGTAGCATATGGGGCATATCTATTTTTTCAGCTGACAAACCAAAAGAATCTTTACATGCCAATGGCTGAG GAAGAGGATCAGATTGATGGGAGTTCAGATAATGAAGAAGCTCCCGAGATATCAAAATGGGGCTCAATCCTATGGCTCTCTGTTATGACACTATGGATAGCAGTCTTGTCAGAGTACCTAGTCAATACCATAGAG GGGGCGTCTGTTGCAATGGATATTCCTGTAGCATTTATAAGTGTGATACTGCTCCCGATTGTTGGAAACGCCGCTGAGCATGCTGGAGCTGTCATGTTTGCTGTCAAAGACAAGCTT GACATATCTTTGGGAGTGGCAATAGGCTCATCAACACAGATAGCCATGTTTGGG ATCCCATTCTCTGTTGTAGTTGGATGGATAATAGGGTGTCCTATGAACTTGGACTTCCAAATGTTTGAAACAGCCACACTTCTAATGACTGTTCTTGTTGTAGCATTCATGCTGCAG GACGGAAATTCTAATTACTTTAAAGGGCTGATGCTCCTTCTCTGCTATCTTATAGTTGCTGCAAGTTTCTTTGTACATATAGATCCAGAGTCTATAC AGGACAAGCCCAGAAAACATAATGGCTAA
- the LOC107815956 gene encoding vacuolar cation/proton exchanger 3-like isoform X1 — MGSSEGRAVLQLEDEDLVRSEHFDRKTSSSGAAPQGSSYDVEEDDDSPKSILNSIRKNIQIVFFSNKLNILVPCGPLAIVVNELTDHHVSFQTVFRPQKFYDLYTSSCDIVFQGWIFILSLLGIIPLAERLGWATEQLAFYTGPTVGGLLNATFGNATELIISMYALKSGMIRVVQQSLLGSILSNTLLVLGCAFFGGGIIHSNKEQVFNKGTAVMNSGLLLMAVMCLLFPAVLHVTHTEVHFGKSVLALSRFSSCIMLVAYGAYLFFQLTNQKNLYMPMAEEEDQIDGSSDNEEAPEISKWGSILWLSVMTLWIAVLSEYLVNTIEGASVAMDIPVAFISVILLPIVGNAAEHAGAVMFAVKDKLDISLGVAIGSSTQIAMFGIPFSVVVGWIIGCPMNLDFQMFETATLLMTVLVVAFMLQDGNSNYFKGLMLLLCYLIVAASFFVHIDPESIQDKPRKHNG; from the exons ATGGGATCATCAGAGGGAAGAGCAGTACTTCAGCTTGAGGATGAGGACCTTGTCAGATCTGAGCATTTTGATAGAAAGACATCTTCTTCGGGCGCCGCTCCTCAAGGATCTTCTTATGATGTTGAGGAAGATGATGACAGTCCTAAAAGTATATTGAATAGCATACGAAAAAATATTCAGATTGTTTTTTTCTCCAACAAGTTAAACATACTTGTACCTTGTGGACCTTTAGCCATAGTTGTCAATGAGTTAACTGATCATCACGTGAGTTTTCAAACTGTTTTCAGACCACAAAAATTTTATGATCTTTATACGAGCTCATGTGACATTGTATTTCAGGGATGGATCTTCATACTTAGCTTGTTAGGCATCATTCCCCTCGCAGAGCGTTTAGGTTGGGCCACAGA GCAGCTGGCTTTTTATACTGGACCTACAG TTGGAGGACTTTTAAATGCAACCTTTGGAAATGCAACAGAGTTAATAATTTCAATGTATGCTCTGAAAAGTGGCATGATTCGTGTGGTGCAGCAATCACTATTGGGCTCCATTCTGTCCAATACTTTACTAGTGCTTGGATGTGCATTTTTTGGTGGTGGCATTATTCATTCTAATAAGGAGCAGGTTTTCAACAAG GGAACTGCAGTGATGAATTCAGGGTTGCTTTTAATGGCAGTTATGTGCTTGCTGTTCCCTGCTGTCCTCCACGTTACACACACTGAAGTGCATTTTGGGAAGTCAGTGTTGGCGCTTTCCAGATTTAGCAGCTGCATTATGCTTGTAGCATATGGGGCATATCTATTTTTTCAGCTGACAAACCAAAAGAATCTTTACATGCCAATGGCTGAG GAAGAGGATCAGATTGATGGGAGTTCAGATAATGAAGAAGCTCCCGAGATATCAAAATGGGGCTCAATCCTATGGCTCTCTGTTATGACACTATGGATAGCAGTCTTGTCAGAGTACCTAGTCAATACCATAGAG GGGGCGTCTGTTGCAATGGATATTCCTGTAGCATTTATAAGTGTGATACTGCTCCCGATTGTTGGAAACGCCGCTGAGCATGCTGGAGCTGTCATGTTTGCTGTCAAAGACAAGCTT GACATATCTTTGGGAGTGGCAATAGGCTCATCAACACAGATAGCCATGTTTGGG ATCCCATTCTCTGTTGTAGTTGGATGGATAATAGGGTGTCCTATGAACTTGGACTTCCAAATGTTTGAAACAGCCACACTTCTAATGACTGTTCTTGTTGTAGCATTCATGCTGCAG GACGGAAATTCTAATTACTTTAAAGGGCTGATGCTCCTTCTCTGCTATCTTATAGTTGCTGCAAGTTTCTTTGTACATATAGATCCAGAGTCTATAC AGGACAAGCCCAGAAAACATAATGGCTAA